The DNA region CGACGTTGCCTGCGGCATTGGTGACACCGGCAATGTCGTGCACGGAACCATTGGGATTGTCCCGGTACCGGAAGACCACCTGATGGTTCTCCTCGATCCGGGCAAGGGTCTCGGCATCGACGACGTAGTTGCCCTCACCGTGCTTGGCCGCGATGTGCAGGCCCCGTCCGGCCGTCATGTCGCAGGTCCACACCGTGTCGTTGCTGGCAACGATGAGTTCGGAAACCGTGCAGTGGAACCGGCGCTGCTCATTGCGCATGAGGGTGCCGGGCAGCAGATGTGCCTCACACAGCACCTGGAAGCCGTTGCAGATACCCAGCACCGGCATCCCCGCGGTGGCAGCCTTCTTGATCTCGCCGACCACCGGCGACAGGGCCGCGATGGCACCAGCCCTCAGGTAGTCGCCGTAGGAGAACCCGCCGGGCAGGATGACGGCGTCCACACCGTGCAGGTCTGCGTCGGCGTGCCACAGACTCACGGGCTCGGCCCCGGCGATGCGCAC from Cutibacterium granulosum includes:
- the purQ gene encoding phosphoribosylformylglycinamidine synthase subunit PurQ; translation: MAPRIGVVTFPGTLDDQDAVRAVRIAGAEPVSLWHADADLHGVDAVILPGGFSYGDYLRAGAIAALSPVVGEIKKAATAGMPVLGICNGFQVLCEAHLLPGTLMRNEQRRFHCTVSELIVASNDTVWTCDMTAGRGLHIAAKHGEGNYVVDAETLARIEENHQVVFRYRDNPNGSVHDIAGVTNAAGNVVGLMPHPEHSVEMLTGGSVDGLTFFASVQKFLAAQSA